In Brevibacillus brevis NBRC 100599, a single genomic region encodes these proteins:
- a CDS encoding beta strand repeat-containing protein: MPLIFPPQGCPAIFPGPTLDPPDPPDPPGVTGATGATGPTGATGATGATGPTGVTGANGAAGGDTGATGATGQTGETGVAGATGATGATGATGATGQTGETGVAGATGATGQTGETGIAGATGATGQTGETGIAGAPGATGQTGETGIAGATGVTGQTGETGVAGATGATGQTGETGIAGATGATGQTGETGVAGVTGATGATGQTGETGIAGATGATGQTGETGIAGATGATGQTGETGIAGATGATGQTGETGVAGVTGATGATGQTGETGIAGATGATGQTGETGVAGATGATGQTGETGIAGATGQTGETGVAGVTGATGQTGETGIAGSTGATGSTGATGQTGETGIAGATGATGQTGETGVAGATGTTGQTGETGVAGATGATGQTGETGIAGATGATGQTGETGIAGATGATGQTGETGVAGATGVTGQTGETGVAGATGATGQTGETGIAGATGATGQTGETGVAGATGATGQTGETGVAGATGATGQTGETGVAGATGATGQTGETGVAGATGATGQTGETGIAGATGATGQTGEAGVTGVTGATGQTGEAGVTGVTGATGATGQTGEAGVTGVTGATGATGQTGEAGVTGVTGATGQTGEAGVTGVTGATGQTGETGVTGVTGATGQTGETGIAGASGVTGQTGATGVTGATGATGQTGETGITGVTGATGTAGTTGATGATGATGTAGTAGATGATGATGTAGATGPTGATGTAGTAGATGATGATGTAGTAGATGATGATGTAGAMGPTGATGTAGTAGATGATGATGTAGTAGATGATGATGTAGTAGATGPTGATGTAGTAGATGPTGATGTAGATGPTGATGTAGTAGATGPTGATGTAGTAGATGPTGATGATGATGSLQQFHVSQNTPNTVGSSAIPLTTVATTLKTITMTGVAAGNAVWLTGIVGWQSTAGTTSVQLQILRGTTIIFSINHHSAGNNTFEATSVNHVDLTPGTGNVTYSLVALTNDGTANAIGAITLTGALLATT, translated from the coding sequence TACAGGAGCCACGGGTCAAACAGGTGAAACGGGGGTAGCTGGAGCTACAGGAGCCACAGGAGCCACAGGAGCCACAGGAGCCACAGGCCAAACAGGCGAAACGGGGGTAGCTGGAGCCACAGGAGCCACGGGTCAAACAGGTGAAACGGGGATAGCTGGAGCTACAGGAGCGACGGGTCAAACAGGTGAAACGGGGATAGCTGGAGCTCCAGGAGCTACGGGCCAAACAGGCGAAACGGGGATAGCTGGAGCCACAGGAGTGACGGGTCAAACAGGCGAAACGGGGGTAGCTGGAGCTACAGGAGCCACGGGTCAAACAGGTGAAACGGGGATAGCTGGAGCTACAGGAGCTACGGGCCAAACAGGCGAAACGGGGGTAGCTGGGGTTACAGGAGCCACAGGAGCCACAGGCCAAACAGGTGAAACGGGGATAGCTGGAGCTACAGGAGCCACAGGCCAAACAGGTGAAACGGGGATAGCTGGAGCCACAGGAGCCACGGGTCAAACAGGTGAAACGGGGATAGCTGGAGCTACAGGAGCTACGGGCCAAACAGGCGAAACGGGGGTAGCTGGGGTTACAGGAGCCACAGGAGCCACAGGCCAAACAGGTGAAACGGGGATAGCTGGAGCTACAGGAGCCACGGGTCAAACAGGTGAAACGGGGGTAGCTGGAGCTACAGGAGCAACGGGTCAAACAGGTGAAACGGGGATAGCTGGAGCTACGGGCCAAACAGGCGAAACTGGGGTAGCTGGGGTTACAGGAGCCACAGGCCAAACAGGTGAAACGGGGATAGCTGGATCTACAGGAGCTACAGGATCTACAGGAGCTACGGGTCAAACAGGCGAAACGGGGATAGCTGGGGCTACAGGAGCCACGGGTCAAACAGGTGAAACGGGGGTAGCTGGAGCTACAGGAACCACGGGTCAAACAGGTGAAACGGGGGTAGCTGGAGCTACAGGAGCCACGGGTCAAACAGGCGAAACGGGGATAGCTGGAGCTACAGGAGCTACGGGCCAAACAGGCGAAACGGGGATAGCTGGAGCCACAGGAGCTACGGGTCAAACAGGTGAAACGGGGGTAGCTGGAGCTACAGGAGTCACAGGCCAAACAGGCGAAACTGGGGTAGCTGGAGCTACAGGAGCCACAGGCCAAACAGGCGAAACGGGGATAGCTGGAGCTACAGGAGCTACGGGTCAAACAGGTGAAACGGGGGTAGCTGGAGCTACAGGAGCCACGGGTCAAACAGGTGAAACGGGGGTAGCTGGAGCTACAGGAGCGACGGGTCAAACAGGTGAAACGGGGGTAGCTGGAGCTACAGGAGCGACGGGTCAAACAGGTGAAACGGGGGTAGCTGGAGCTACAGGAGCCACGGGTCAAACAGGCGAAACGGGGATAGCTGGAGCTACAGGAGCTACGGGTCAAACAGGCGAAGCGGGTGTAACTGGAGTTACAGGAGCCACAGGCCAAACAGGCGAAGCGGGTGTAACTGGAGTTACAGGAGCCACAGGAGCCACAGGCCAAACAGGCGAAGCGGGTGTAACTGGAGTTACCGGAGCCACAGGAGCCACGGGTCAAACAGGCGAAGCGGGTGTAACTGGAGTTACAGGAGCCACAGGTCAAACAGGCGAAGCAGGTGTAACTGGAGTTACCGGAGCCACGGGTCAAACAGGCGAAACGGGTGTAACTGGAGTTACAGGAGCCACGGGTCAAACAGGTGAAACGGGGATAGCTGGGGCTTCAGGAGTTACGGGTCAAACAGGAGCTACGGGAGTAACTGGAGCTACAGGAGCCACGGGTCAAACAGGTGAAACGGGGATAACTGGGGTTACAGGAGCTACGGGAACAGCAGGGACAACAGGAGCCACAGGCGCAACGGGGGCTACCGGAACAGCAGGGACAGCAGGAGCCACCGGCGCAACGGGAGCTACCGGAACAGCAGGAGCCACGGGTCCAACGGGGGCTACCGGAACAGCAGGGACAGCAGGAGCCACCGGCGCAACGGGAGCTACCGGAACAGCAGGGACAGCAGGAGCCACCGGCGCAACGGGAGCTACCGGAACAGCAGGAGCCATGGGTCCAACGGGGGCTACCGGAACAGCAGGGACAGCAGGAGCCACCGGCGCAACGGGAGCTACCGGAACAGCAGGGACAGCAGGAGCCACCGGCGCAACGGGAGCTACCGGAACAGCAGGGACAGCAGGAGCCACCGGCCCAACGGGGGCTACCGGAACAGCAGGTACAGCAGGAGCCACCGGTCCAACGGGAGCTACTGGAACAGCAGGAGCCACCGGCCCAACGGGAGCTACCGGAACAGCAGGAACAGCAGGAGCTACCGGTCCAACGGGAGCTACCGGAACAGCAGGAACAGCAGGAGCTACCGGCCCAACGGGGGCTACTGGAGCAACCGGCGCAACAGGTTCTCTCCAACAATTCCATGTATCCCAGAACACTCCAAATACTGTAGGAAGTTCGGCCATCCCGTTGACTACTGTTGCAACAACGCTTAAAACGATCACAATGACAGGAGTGGCAGCTGGTAACGCTGTTTGGTTAACGGGGATCGTCGGCTGGCAATCTACCGCGGGGACTACGAGCGTCCAACTGCAAATTTTACGTGGAACTACTATAATCTTTAGCATTAATCATCATTCAGCTGGAAATAACACATTTGAAGCAACGAGTGTAAACCACGTTGATTTAACGCCTGGAACGGGGAACGTCACGTATTCATTAGTCGCACTAACGAATGACGGGACTGCCAATGCTATCGGTGCTATCACTTTAACGGGAGCTTTGCTAGCTACCACATAG
- a CDS encoding dihydrofolate reductase family protein, which produces MASLIYHVAVSLDNFIADQAMMDGNIDSTLFLFEGEHVPDFLSEIQEYDAVLMGAKTYEFGFKFGAKPGEPGYKGIKHYIFSNSMQFESNAEVELVKGDAIEFIKNLKQQENGKLWLCGGGELAGALLAHQLIDQLVLKVNPVMVGEGVPLFGSAKPRLKLELVDMKQYANGVTKPTYNIVYL; this is translated from the coding sequence ATGGCCTCATTAATTTATCATGTTGCCGTATCGTTAGACAATTTCATTGCCGATCAAGCCATGATGGACGGAAATATCGACAGCACACTCTTTTTATTTGAGGGAGAACATGTACCCGACTTTTTATCTGAAATTCAGGAATATGACGCTGTGCTGATGGGCGCCAAGACCTACGAGTTTGGGTTCAAATTTGGTGCCAAGCCAGGCGAACCAGGCTATAAGGGAATCAAGCATTATATTTTCTCAAACTCCATGCAGTTTGAATCCAATGCAGAAGTCGAGCTGGTCAAAGGCGATGCCATCGAATTTATCAAGAATCTCAAACAGCAAGAAAACGGCAAGCTATGGCTATGTGGGGGCGGTGAATTGGCGGGAGCGTTACTGGCACATCAACTGATTGATCAATTAGTGCTGAAAGTGAATCCGGTGATGGTCGGTGAAGGTGTCCCGCTATTTGGAAGTGCGAAGCCACGTCTCAAACTCGAGTTAGTGGACATGAAACAGTACGCGAACGGCGTTACGAAGCCTACTTACAACATTGTTTATCTATAA